The genomic interval CATCGCCGGCACGAAGCCCATCGCGTCGTAGAGCTTGAGGGTGTATTTCTTGCTGGCCAGCAGTTGCATGAACTCGACGGCCAGGCTGCGGTGCGTGGTGGAGCGGAACACCCCGAGGCTGCTGCCGCCGGCGAAGGCGGGCGCGATCGAGCCGGGCTTGGCGCCGGGCAGCGGCACCACGCCGTACTTCCCCTTCACCGCGCCGGCCTCCACCGCCGAGCGGTTGAAGTTGCCGAGGATTCCCATCCCGGCCCGGCCGGCCGCGAACGCCTCGACGGTGCCGCCGCCGGTCAGGTCGACGCACTGCTGCGCCGGGCAGATCTCCGGACTGAACAGGTCGGTGTACGCCTTGATCCCCGCCTTCGACCCGGGCGAGTCGATGGCTGCGGTGTACTTCCCACCGGAGTTGGTCGCGATGTCGCCACCGGCGTCCCAGACGAACGGCAGCGCGCCGAAGGTGTAGAGCCCGCCGACGGCGATCCCGAGCATGTCCTTGCGTTCGGCCCGGATCTTCTTGGCGGCGGTGACCAGTTCGGCGTACGAGGTCGGGGGCGTGAGCCCGAGTTCGGCGAAGACGTCGGTGCGGTAGTAGAGGGCCCGGACGCCGATCCACCACGGCACCCCGTACGCCTTGTCGGCCACGGTCACCGTCTGGACCAGGTCGGCCGGCAGGTCGGCGACCTCGGCCCACTTCTTGTTCTCCTCGGTGACGTCGGCCATCCCGCCCGAGGCGACGAAGTTGGCCAGGTCGGTGTTGCCGACCTCGGTGACGTCCGGGGCGCTCGCCGGGTCGTTCAGCGCGCCCTTGTACTTCTCCGCCCGGGTGTCGGTGGCCAGGTAGCTGACGTCGACCTTCACGTCGGCGTTCTTCGCGGTGAACTCGGCGATCGCCTCGTTGACCACCGCCTCCTTGGCGGCCCGGTTGGCCTCGTCGAAGAGCCAGACCCGCAGGGTGCCGGTCCGGCTGTCGGTGCTGTCGGTTGGCGCGTC from Plantactinospora sp. BC1 carries:
- a CDS encoding extracellular solute-binding protein is translated as MRKLLALPALLALALGAGACAPSTDAPTDSTDSRTGTLRVWLFDEANRAAKEAVVNEAIAEFTAKNADVKVDVSYLATDTRAEKYKGALNDPASAPDVTEVGNTDLANFVASGGMADVTEENKKWAEVADLPADLVQTVTVADKAYGVPWWIGVRALYYRTDVFAELGLTPPTSYAELVTAAKKIRAERKDMLGIAVGGLYTFGALPFVWDAGGDIATNSGGKYTAAIDSPGSKAGIKAYTDLFSPEICPAQQCVDLTGGGTVEAFAAGRAGMGILGNFNRSAVEAGAVKGKYGVVPLPGAKPGSIAPAFAGGSSLGVFRSTTHRSLAVEFMQLLASKKYTLKLYDAMGFVPAMKSGRTEVIAKEPFLKPFVETMEAGTRFVPVDKAWTTIDAEKILPNMLQKVITGRATVDAAAAEANTQITAAFGK